One segment of Rattus norvegicus strain BN/NHsdMcwi chromosome 16, GRCr8, whole genome shotgun sequence DNA contains the following:
- the Mcf2l gene encoding guanine nucleotide exchange factor DBS isoform X11 translates to MRPRGERALGCCGLCTCPAAAGDEIMHQDIVPLCAADIQEQLKKRFAYLSGGRGQDGSPVITFPDYPAFSEIPDKEFQNVMTYLTSIPSLQDAGIGFILVIDRRQDKWTSVKASVLRIAASFPANLQLVLVLRPTGFFQRTLSDIAFKFNRDEFKMKVPVMMLSSVPELHGYIDKSQLTEDLGGTLDYCHSRWLCHRTAIESFALMVKQTAQMLQAFGTELAETELPNDVQSTSLVLSAHTEKKAKVKEDLQLALTEGNSILESLREPLAESIVHSVNQDQLDNQATVKRLLTQLNETEAAFDEFWAKHQQKLEQCLQLRHFEQGFREVKTALDSMSQKIAAFTDVGNSLAHVQHLLKDLTTFEEKSSVAVDKARALSLEGQQLIENRHYAVDSIHPKCEELQHLCDHFASEVTRRRDLLSKSLELHSLLETSMKWSDEGIFLLASQPVDKCQSQDGAEAALQEIEKFLETGAENKIQELNKIYKEYECILNQDLLEHVQKVFQKQESTEEMFHRRQASLKKLAAKQTRPVQPVAPRPEALTKSPSPSPGSWRSSENSSSEGNALRRGPYRRAKSEMSEPRQGRTSSTGEEEESLAILRRHVMNELLDTERAYVEELLCVLEGYAAEMDNPLMAHLISTGLQNKKNILFGNMEEIYHFHNRIFLRELESCIDCPELVGRCFLERMEEFQIYEKYCQNKPRSESLWRQCSDCPFFQECQKKLDHKLSLDSYLLKPVQRITKYQLLLKEMLKYSKHCEGAEDLQEALSSILGILKAVNDSMHLIAITGYDGNLGDLGKLLMQGSFSVWTDHKKGHTKVKELARFKPMQRHLFLHEKAVLFCKKREENGEGYEKAPSYSYKQSLNMTAVGITENVKGDTKKFEIWYNAREEVYIIQAPTPEIKAAWVNEIRKVLTSQLQACREASQHRALEQSHSLPLPTPASTSPTKGSTRNVKKLEDRKTDPLCLEGCVSSSLPKPPEKGKDDAVPSSTSESSALSRKRFTLQGLANLKGQKASPTSPDKKAKRHEVKSDPTPFGLRGWSKTSHSLEAPEEDGGWSSAEELINSSDAEEDGGVGPRKLVPGKYTVLMDGEKGGSDTLAMRSGDMVEVVEEGTEGLWYVRDLTSSKEGWVPASSLATLLGKSSSAQCLSSSDSSPGSAVLSNSSSCSEGYPTPFSELQG, encoded by the exons TTTGCAAGATGCTGGCATCGGGTTCATCTTGGTCATAGACCGAAGACAGGACAAATGGACTTCTGTGAAGGCGTCAGTCCTGCGAATAGCC GCATCATTCCCAGCCAACCTGCAGCTCGTCCTCGTTCTCCGACCCACGggcttcttccagaggactctctCGGACATAGCCTTCAAGTTCAACAGAGATGAGTTTAAGATGAAAGTACCG GTCATGATGCTAAGCTCAGTGCCAGAACTACATGGCTACATTGACAAGTCACAGCTGACCGAGGACCTTGGGGGGACCCTGGACTACTGCCACTCCAGGTGGCTGTGCCACCGCACA gcGATTGAAAGCTTCGCCCTGATGGTGAAGCAGACAGCCCAGATGCTGCAGGCCTTTGGGACCGAGCTGGCCGAGACTGAGCTGCCCAACGACGTCCAGTCAACCAGCCTGGTGCTCAgcgcacacacagagaagaaggCTAAAGTGAAG gagGATCTGCAGCTGGCGCTGACGGAGGGGAACAGCATCCTTGAGAGCCTCAGGGAGCCGCTGGCTGAGAGCATAGTCCACAGTGTGAACCAGGACCAGCTGGACAATCAGGCCACTGTGAAGAG gCTCCTGACCCAGCTGAATGAGACCGAGGCTGCCTTTGACGAGTTCTGGGCAAAGCATCAGCAGAAGCTGGAACAGTGCCTACAGCTGCGACATTTTGAACAAGGTTTCCGGGAG GTCAAAACCGCCTTGGATTCCATGTCCCAGAAGATAGCCGCGTTCACAGATGTTGGCAACAGCCTGGCCCATGTGCAGCACCTCCTGAAGGACTTGACCACCTTTGAGGAGAAGTCCAGC GTGGCCGTGGACAAGGCCAGAGCCCTGTCCCTGGAGGGGCAGCAGCTGATTGAGAACCGGCACTATGCTGTAGACTCTATCCATCCGAAGTGTGAGGAACTCCAGCACCTCTGTGACCACTTCGCCTCTGAGGTCACCAGGAGGCGGGACCTTCTCAGCAAGTCCTTGGAGCTGCATAGCCTCCTGGAGACG TCCATGAAGTGGAGCGACGAGGGCATCTTCCTGCTGGCCTCTCAGCCTGTGGACAAATGCCAATCTCAGGATGGTGCGGAGGCAGCCCTGCAGGAGATCGAGAAGTTTCTGGAGACCGGTGCAGAAAACAAGATTCAGGAGCTCAATAAGATTTACAAGGAATATGAATGCATCCTCAACCAGGACCTTCTG GAACACGTGCAAAAAGTCTTTCAGAAGCAAGAGAGCACCGAGGAGATGTTCCACCGCAGGCAGGCTAGCCTGAAGAAACTGGCAGCCAAGCAGACACGGCCTGTGCAGCCCGTGGCCCCCCGACCAGAGGCGCTAACCAAGTCCCCCTCCCCCTCGCCAG GCTCCTGGCGAAGCTCTGAGAACTCCAGCTCTGAGGGCAACGCCCTCCGCAGAGGGCCCTACAGGAGAGCCAAG AGCGAAATGAGTGAGCCCCGGCAGGGCCGCACCAGCTCcacaggagaagaggaggagagcctGGCCATCCTGCGCAG ACACGTGATGAATGAACTTCTGGACACGGAGCGGGCCTACGTGGAGGAGCTGCTCTGTGTCTTAGAG GGCTATGCTGCAGAGATGGACAACCCCTTGATGGCACACCTCATCTCAACAGGCCTGCAAAACAAGAAGAACATTCTGTTTGGAAACATGGAGGAAATCTATCACTTCCACAACAG AATATTCCTGCGGGAGCTGGAGAGCTGCATCGACTGCCCAGAGCTGGTGGGGAGATGCTTTCTGGAGAGG ATGGAGGAGTTCCAGATCTATGAGAAGTACTGTCAGAACAAGCCACGCTCCGAGAGCCTGTGGAGACAGTGCTCTGACTGTCCCTTCTTCCAG GAGTGCCAGAAGAAGCTGGACCACAAGCTGAGCCTCGACTCCTACCTGCTGAAGCCTGTGCAGAGGATAACCAAGTACCAGCTGCTGCTCAAG GAAATGCTGAAGTACAGCAAGCACTGTGAAGGGGCCGAGGACCTGCAAGAGGCACTGAGCTCCATCCTGGGCATCCTCAAGGCAGTGAACGACTCCATGCACCTCATAGCCATCACTGGCTATGAT GGAAACCTTGGGGACCTGGGGAAGCTGCTGATGCAAGGCTCCTTCAGCGTGTGGACGGACCACAAGAAGGGCCACACCAAGGTGAAGGAGCTAGCCAGGTTCAAGCCCATGCAGCGGCACCTCTTCCTTCACGAGAAGGCCGTCCTCTTCTgcaagaagagggaggagaatggggaggggtacGAGAAGGCTCCTTCCTACAGCTACAAGCAGTCCTTGAAT ATGACTGCTGTTGGCATCACAGAGAATGTGAAGGGTGACACCAAGAAGTTCGAGATCTGGTACAACGCAAGGGAGGAGGTTTACATCATTCAG GCACCAACTCCCGAGATTAAAGCAGCGTGGGTGAATGAGATTCGGAAGGTGCTGACCAGCCAACTGCAGGCCTGCCGGG AAGCCAGCCAGCACCGAGCCCTGGAGCAGTCCCACAGCCTTCCCTTGCCCACGCCAGCCAGCACCAG TCCCACAAAAGGGAGCACAAGAAATGTCAAGAAGCTCGAAGATCGGAAGACGGACCCGCTCTGCCTGGAAGGCTGCGTGAGCTCATCATTACCAAAGCCCCCCGAGAAGGGCAAAG ACGATGCGGTCCCTAGTTCTACCTCTGAAAGCTCTGCGCTTTCCAGAAAGCGCTTCACGCTGCAGGGCTTGGCTAACCTCAAAGGTCAGAAAG cCTCTCCGACCAGTCCTGACAAAAAAGCTAAGCGGCATGAAGTAAAGAGCGACCCGACTCCCTTTGGTTTGCGAG GCTGGAGCAAAACATCCCACTCACTGGAGGCCCCTGAGGAGGACGGAGGCTGGTCCAGTGCTGAGGAGCTCATCAATTCATCCGATGCTGAGGAAGACGGAGGAGTGGGCCCTAGGAAGCTG GTTCCAGGTAAATACACAGTGCTGATGGATGGTGAGAAAGGGGGCTCTGACACCCTTGCCATGAGGAGTGGAGATATGGTGGAGGTTGTGGAAGAAGGAACTGAGGGCCTCTG GTATGTTCGGGACCTGACCAGCAGCAAGGAGGGATGGGTGCCAGCCAGCAGCCTAGCCACCCTCCTGGGCAAATCCAGCTCAGCCCAGTGTCTGAGCAGCTCAG ACTCCAGCCCAGGGTCAGCCGTGCTGAGCAACTCATCCAGCTGCAGCGAGGGCTACCCTACTCCCTTCTCCGAGCTCCAGGGGTAG
- the Mcf2l gene encoding guanine nucleotide exchange factor DBS isoform X9 — MSEKGASRGAGRRFWSLPRKRRGAPGRHKPDEIMHQDIVPLCAADIQEQLKKRFAYLSGGRGQDGSPVITFPDYPAFSEIPDKEFQNVMTYLTSIPSLQDAGIGFILVIDRRQDKWTSVKASVLRIAASFPANLQLVLVLRPTGFFQRTLSDIAFKFNRDEFKMKVPVMMLSSVPELHGYIDKSQLTEDLGGTLDYCHSRWLCHRTAIESFALMVKQTAQMLQAFGTELAETELPNDVQSTSLVLSAHTEKKAKVKEDLQLALTEGNSILESLREPLAESIVHSVNQDQLDNQATVKRLLTQLNETEAAFDEFWAKHQQKLEQCLQLRHFEQGFREVKTALDSMSQKIAAFTDVGNSLAHVQHLLKDLTTFEEKSSVAVDKARALSLEGQQLIENRHYAVDSIHPKCEELQHLCDHFASEVTRRRDLLSKSLELHSLLETSMKWSDEGIFLLASQPVDKCQSQDGAEAALQEIEKFLETGAENKIQELNKIYKEYECILNQDLLEHVQKVFQKQESTEEMFHRRQASLKKLAAKQTRPVQPVAPRPEALTKSPSPSPGSWRSSENSSSEGNALRRGPYRRAKSEMSEPRQGRTSSTGEEEESLAILRRHVMNELLDTERAYVEELLCVLEGYAAEMDNPLMAHLISTGLQNKKNILFGNMEEIYHFHNRIFLRELESCIDCPELVGRCFLERMEEFQIYEKYCQNKPRSESLWRQCSDCPFFQECQKKLDHKLSLDSYLLKPVQRITKYQLLLKEMLKYSKHCEGAEDLQEALSSILGILKAVNDSMHLIAITGYDGNLGDLGKLLMQGSFSVWTDHKKGHTKVKELARFKPMQRHLFLHEKAVLFCKKREENGEGYEKAPSYSYKQSLNMTAVGITENVKGDTKKFEIWYNAREEVYIIQAPTPEIKAAWVNEIRKVLTSQLQACREASQHRALEQSHSLPLPTPASTSPTKGSTRNVKKLEDRKTDPLCLEGCVSSSLPKPPEKGKDDAVPSSTSESSALSRKRFTLQGLANLKGQKASPTSPDKKAKRHEVKSDPTPFGLRGWSKTSHSLEAPEEDGGWSSAEELINSSDAEEDGGVGPRKLVPGKYTVLMDGEKGGSDTLAMRSGDMVEVVEEGTEGLWYVRDLTSSKEGWVPASSLATLLGKSSSAQCLSSSDSSPGSAVLSNSSSCSEGYPTPFSELQG; from the exons TTTGCAAGATGCTGGCATCGGGTTCATCTTGGTCATAGACCGAAGACAGGACAAATGGACTTCTGTGAAGGCGTCAGTCCTGCGAATAGCC GCATCATTCCCAGCCAACCTGCAGCTCGTCCTCGTTCTCCGACCCACGggcttcttccagaggactctctCGGACATAGCCTTCAAGTTCAACAGAGATGAGTTTAAGATGAAAGTACCG GTCATGATGCTAAGCTCAGTGCCAGAACTACATGGCTACATTGACAAGTCACAGCTGACCGAGGACCTTGGGGGGACCCTGGACTACTGCCACTCCAGGTGGCTGTGCCACCGCACA gcGATTGAAAGCTTCGCCCTGATGGTGAAGCAGACAGCCCAGATGCTGCAGGCCTTTGGGACCGAGCTGGCCGAGACTGAGCTGCCCAACGACGTCCAGTCAACCAGCCTGGTGCTCAgcgcacacacagagaagaaggCTAAAGTGAAG gagGATCTGCAGCTGGCGCTGACGGAGGGGAACAGCATCCTTGAGAGCCTCAGGGAGCCGCTGGCTGAGAGCATAGTCCACAGTGTGAACCAGGACCAGCTGGACAATCAGGCCACTGTGAAGAG gCTCCTGACCCAGCTGAATGAGACCGAGGCTGCCTTTGACGAGTTCTGGGCAAAGCATCAGCAGAAGCTGGAACAGTGCCTACAGCTGCGACATTTTGAACAAGGTTTCCGGGAG GTCAAAACCGCCTTGGATTCCATGTCCCAGAAGATAGCCGCGTTCACAGATGTTGGCAACAGCCTGGCCCATGTGCAGCACCTCCTGAAGGACTTGACCACCTTTGAGGAGAAGTCCAGC GTGGCCGTGGACAAGGCCAGAGCCCTGTCCCTGGAGGGGCAGCAGCTGATTGAGAACCGGCACTATGCTGTAGACTCTATCCATCCGAAGTGTGAGGAACTCCAGCACCTCTGTGACCACTTCGCCTCTGAGGTCACCAGGAGGCGGGACCTTCTCAGCAAGTCCTTGGAGCTGCATAGCCTCCTGGAGACG TCCATGAAGTGGAGCGACGAGGGCATCTTCCTGCTGGCCTCTCAGCCTGTGGACAAATGCCAATCTCAGGATGGTGCGGAGGCAGCCCTGCAGGAGATCGAGAAGTTTCTGGAGACCGGTGCAGAAAACAAGATTCAGGAGCTCAATAAGATTTACAAGGAATATGAATGCATCCTCAACCAGGACCTTCTG GAACACGTGCAAAAAGTCTTTCAGAAGCAAGAGAGCACCGAGGAGATGTTCCACCGCAGGCAGGCTAGCCTGAAGAAACTGGCAGCCAAGCAGACACGGCCTGTGCAGCCCGTGGCCCCCCGACCAGAGGCGCTAACCAAGTCCCCCTCCCCCTCGCCAG GCTCCTGGCGAAGCTCTGAGAACTCCAGCTCTGAGGGCAACGCCCTCCGCAGAGGGCCCTACAGGAGAGCCAAG AGCGAAATGAGTGAGCCCCGGCAGGGCCGCACCAGCTCcacaggagaagaggaggagagcctGGCCATCCTGCGCAG ACACGTGATGAATGAACTTCTGGACACGGAGCGGGCCTACGTGGAGGAGCTGCTCTGTGTCTTAGAG GGCTATGCTGCAGAGATGGACAACCCCTTGATGGCACACCTCATCTCAACAGGCCTGCAAAACAAGAAGAACATTCTGTTTGGAAACATGGAGGAAATCTATCACTTCCACAACAG AATATTCCTGCGGGAGCTGGAGAGCTGCATCGACTGCCCAGAGCTGGTGGGGAGATGCTTTCTGGAGAGG ATGGAGGAGTTCCAGATCTATGAGAAGTACTGTCAGAACAAGCCACGCTCCGAGAGCCTGTGGAGACAGTGCTCTGACTGTCCCTTCTTCCAG GAGTGCCAGAAGAAGCTGGACCACAAGCTGAGCCTCGACTCCTACCTGCTGAAGCCTGTGCAGAGGATAACCAAGTACCAGCTGCTGCTCAAG GAAATGCTGAAGTACAGCAAGCACTGTGAAGGGGCCGAGGACCTGCAAGAGGCACTGAGCTCCATCCTGGGCATCCTCAAGGCAGTGAACGACTCCATGCACCTCATAGCCATCACTGGCTATGAT GGAAACCTTGGGGACCTGGGGAAGCTGCTGATGCAAGGCTCCTTCAGCGTGTGGACGGACCACAAGAAGGGCCACACCAAGGTGAAGGAGCTAGCCAGGTTCAAGCCCATGCAGCGGCACCTCTTCCTTCACGAGAAGGCCGTCCTCTTCTgcaagaagagggaggagaatggggaggggtacGAGAAGGCTCCTTCCTACAGCTACAAGCAGTCCTTGAAT ATGACTGCTGTTGGCATCACAGAGAATGTGAAGGGTGACACCAAGAAGTTCGAGATCTGGTACAACGCAAGGGAGGAGGTTTACATCATTCAG GCACCAACTCCCGAGATTAAAGCAGCGTGGGTGAATGAGATTCGGAAGGTGCTGACCAGCCAACTGCAGGCCTGCCGGG AAGCCAGCCAGCACCGAGCCCTGGAGCAGTCCCACAGCCTTCCCTTGCCCACGCCAGCCAGCACCAG TCCCACAAAAGGGAGCACAAGAAATGTCAAGAAGCTCGAAGATCGGAAGACGGACCCGCTCTGCCTGGAAGGCTGCGTGAGCTCATCATTACCAAAGCCCCCCGAGAAGGGCAAAG ACGATGCGGTCCCTAGTTCTACCTCTGAAAGCTCTGCGCTTTCCAGAAAGCGCTTCACGCTGCAGGGCTTGGCTAACCTCAAAGGTCAGAAAG cCTCTCCGACCAGTCCTGACAAAAAAGCTAAGCGGCATGAAGTAAAGAGCGACCCGACTCCCTTTGGTTTGCGAG GCTGGAGCAAAACATCCCACTCACTGGAGGCCCCTGAGGAGGACGGAGGCTGGTCCAGTGCTGAGGAGCTCATCAATTCATCCGATGCTGAGGAAGACGGAGGAGTGGGCCCTAGGAAGCTG GTTCCAGGTAAATACACAGTGCTGATGGATGGTGAGAAAGGGGGCTCTGACACCCTTGCCATGAGGAGTGGAGATATGGTGGAGGTTGTGGAAGAAGGAACTGAGGGCCTCTG GTATGTTCGGGACCTGACCAGCAGCAAGGAGGGATGGGTGCCAGCCAGCAGCCTAGCCACCCTCCTGGGCAAATCCAGCTCAGCCCAGTGTCTGAGCAGCTCAG ACTCCAGCCCAGGGTCAGCCGTGCTGAGCAACTCATCCAGCTGCAGCGAGGGCTACCCTACTCCCTTCTCCGAGCTCCAGGGGTAG
- the Mcf2l gene encoding guanine nucleotide exchange factor DBS isoform X14, protein MTLSLISVLSQDVTALWLLLKTSADEIMHQDIVPLCAADIQEQLKKRFAYLSGGRGQDGSPVITFPDYPAFSEIPDKEFQNVMTYLTSIPSLQDAGIGFILVIDRRQDKWTSVKASVLRIAASFPANLQLVLVLRPTGFFQRTLSDIAFKFNRDEFKMKVPVMMLSSVPELHGYIDKSQLTEDLGGTLDYCHSRWLCHRTAIESFALMVKQTAQMLQAFGTELAETELPNDVQSTSLVLSAHTEKKAKVKEDLQLALTEGNSILESLREPLAESIVHSVNQDQLDNQATVKRLLTQLNETEAAFDEFWAKHQQKLEQCLQLRHFEQGFREVKTALDSMSQKIAAFTDVGNSLAHVQHLLKDLTTFEEKSSVAVDKARALSLEGQQLIENRHYAVDSIHPKCEELQHLCDHFASEVTRRRDLLSKSLELHSLLETSMKWSDEGIFLLASQPVDKCQSQDGAEAALQEIEKFLETGAENKIQELNKIYKEYECILNQDLLEHVQKVFQKQESTEEMFHRRQASLKKLAAKQTRPVQPVAPRPEALTKSPSPSPGSWRSSENSSSEGNALRRGPYRRAKSEMSEPRQGRTSSTGEEEESLAILRRHVMNELLDTERAYVEELLCVLEGYAAEMDNPLMAHLISTGLQNKKNILFGNMEEIYHFHNRIFLRELESCIDCPELVGRCFLERMEEFQIYEKYCQNKPRSESLWRQCSDCPFFQECQKKLDHKLSLDSYLLKPVQRITKYQLLLKEMLKYSKHCEGAEDLQEALSSILGILKAVNDSMHLIAITGYDGNLGDLGKLLMQGSFSVWTDHKKGHTKVKELARFKPMQRHLFLHEKAVLFCKKREENGEGYEKAPSYSYKQSLNMTAVGITENVKGDTKKFEIWYNAREEVYIIQAPTPEIKAAWVNEIRKVLTSQLQACREASQHRALEQSHSLPLPTPASTSPTKGSTRNVKKLEDRKTDPLCLEGCVSSSLPKPPEKGKGWSKTSHSLEAPEEDGGWSSAEELINSSDAEEDGGVGPRKLVPGKYTVLMDGEKGGSDTLAMRSGDMVEVVEEGTEGLWYVRDLTSSKEGWVPASSLATLLGKSSSAQCLSSSDSSPGSAVLSNSSSCSEGYPTPFSELQG, encoded by the exons TTTGCAAGATGCTGGCATCGGGTTCATCTTGGTCATAGACCGAAGACAGGACAAATGGACTTCTGTGAAGGCGTCAGTCCTGCGAATAGCC GCATCATTCCCAGCCAACCTGCAGCTCGTCCTCGTTCTCCGACCCACGggcttcttccagaggactctctCGGACATAGCCTTCAAGTTCAACAGAGATGAGTTTAAGATGAAAGTACCG GTCATGATGCTAAGCTCAGTGCCAGAACTACATGGCTACATTGACAAGTCACAGCTGACCGAGGACCTTGGGGGGACCCTGGACTACTGCCACTCCAGGTGGCTGTGCCACCGCACA gcGATTGAAAGCTTCGCCCTGATGGTGAAGCAGACAGCCCAGATGCTGCAGGCCTTTGGGACCGAGCTGGCCGAGACTGAGCTGCCCAACGACGTCCAGTCAACCAGCCTGGTGCTCAgcgcacacacagagaagaaggCTAAAGTGAAG gagGATCTGCAGCTGGCGCTGACGGAGGGGAACAGCATCCTTGAGAGCCTCAGGGAGCCGCTGGCTGAGAGCATAGTCCACAGTGTGAACCAGGACCAGCTGGACAATCAGGCCACTGTGAAGAG gCTCCTGACCCAGCTGAATGAGACCGAGGCTGCCTTTGACGAGTTCTGGGCAAAGCATCAGCAGAAGCTGGAACAGTGCCTACAGCTGCGACATTTTGAACAAGGTTTCCGGGAG GTCAAAACCGCCTTGGATTCCATGTCCCAGAAGATAGCCGCGTTCACAGATGTTGGCAACAGCCTGGCCCATGTGCAGCACCTCCTGAAGGACTTGACCACCTTTGAGGAGAAGTCCAGC GTGGCCGTGGACAAGGCCAGAGCCCTGTCCCTGGAGGGGCAGCAGCTGATTGAGAACCGGCACTATGCTGTAGACTCTATCCATCCGAAGTGTGAGGAACTCCAGCACCTCTGTGACCACTTCGCCTCTGAGGTCACCAGGAGGCGGGACCTTCTCAGCAAGTCCTTGGAGCTGCATAGCCTCCTGGAGACG TCCATGAAGTGGAGCGACGAGGGCATCTTCCTGCTGGCCTCTCAGCCTGTGGACAAATGCCAATCTCAGGATGGTGCGGAGGCAGCCCTGCAGGAGATCGAGAAGTTTCTGGAGACCGGTGCAGAAAACAAGATTCAGGAGCTCAATAAGATTTACAAGGAATATGAATGCATCCTCAACCAGGACCTTCTG GAACACGTGCAAAAAGTCTTTCAGAAGCAAGAGAGCACCGAGGAGATGTTCCACCGCAGGCAGGCTAGCCTGAAGAAACTGGCAGCCAAGCAGACACGGCCTGTGCAGCCCGTGGCCCCCCGACCAGAGGCGCTAACCAAGTCCCCCTCCCCCTCGCCAG GCTCCTGGCGAAGCTCTGAGAACTCCAGCTCTGAGGGCAACGCCCTCCGCAGAGGGCCCTACAGGAGAGCCAAG AGCGAAATGAGTGAGCCCCGGCAGGGCCGCACCAGCTCcacaggagaagaggaggagagcctGGCCATCCTGCGCAG ACACGTGATGAATGAACTTCTGGACACGGAGCGGGCCTACGTGGAGGAGCTGCTCTGTGTCTTAGAG GGCTATGCTGCAGAGATGGACAACCCCTTGATGGCACACCTCATCTCAACAGGCCTGCAAAACAAGAAGAACATTCTGTTTGGAAACATGGAGGAAATCTATCACTTCCACAACAG AATATTCCTGCGGGAGCTGGAGAGCTGCATCGACTGCCCAGAGCTGGTGGGGAGATGCTTTCTGGAGAGG ATGGAGGAGTTCCAGATCTATGAGAAGTACTGTCAGAACAAGCCACGCTCCGAGAGCCTGTGGAGACAGTGCTCTGACTGTCCCTTCTTCCAG GAGTGCCAGAAGAAGCTGGACCACAAGCTGAGCCTCGACTCCTACCTGCTGAAGCCTGTGCAGAGGATAACCAAGTACCAGCTGCTGCTCAAG GAAATGCTGAAGTACAGCAAGCACTGTGAAGGGGCCGAGGACCTGCAAGAGGCACTGAGCTCCATCCTGGGCATCCTCAAGGCAGTGAACGACTCCATGCACCTCATAGCCATCACTGGCTATGAT GGAAACCTTGGGGACCTGGGGAAGCTGCTGATGCAAGGCTCCTTCAGCGTGTGGACGGACCACAAGAAGGGCCACACCAAGGTGAAGGAGCTAGCCAGGTTCAAGCCCATGCAGCGGCACCTCTTCCTTCACGAGAAGGCCGTCCTCTTCTgcaagaagagggaggagaatggggaggggtacGAGAAGGCTCCTTCCTACAGCTACAAGCAGTCCTTGAAT ATGACTGCTGTTGGCATCACAGAGAATGTGAAGGGTGACACCAAGAAGTTCGAGATCTGGTACAACGCAAGGGAGGAGGTTTACATCATTCAG GCACCAACTCCCGAGATTAAAGCAGCGTGGGTGAATGAGATTCGGAAGGTGCTGACCAGCCAACTGCAGGCCTGCCGGG AAGCCAGCCAGCACCGAGCCCTGGAGCAGTCCCACAGCCTTCCCTTGCCCACGCCAGCCAGCACCAG TCCCACAAAAGGGAGCACAAGAAATGTCAAGAAGCTCGAAGATCGGAAGACGGACCCGCTCTGCCTGGAAGGCTGCGTGAGCTCATCATTACCAAAGCCCCCCGAGAAGGGCAAAG GCTGGAGCAAAACATCCCACTCACTGGAGGCCCCTGAGGAGGACGGAGGCTGGTCCAGTGCTGAGGAGCTCATCAATTCATCCGATGCTGAGGAAGACGGAGGAGTGGGCCCTAGGAAGCTG GTTCCAGGTAAATACACAGTGCTGATGGATGGTGAGAAAGGGGGCTCTGACACCCTTGCCATGAGGAGTGGAGATATGGTGGAGGTTGTGGAAGAAGGAACTGAGGGCCTCTG GTATGTTCGGGACCTGACCAGCAGCAAGGAGGGATGGGTGCCAGCCAGCAGCCTAGCCACCCTCCTGGGCAAATCCAGCTCAGCCCAGTGTCTGAGCAGCTCAG ACTCCAGCCCAGGGTCAGCCGTGCTGAGCAACTCATCCAGCTGCAGCGAGGGCTACCCTACTCCCTTCTCCGAGCTCCAGGGGTAG